The Mucilaginibacter mallensis genome has a segment encoding these proteins:
- a CDS encoding ABC transporter permease — MIKNYFKIAFRGFWRHKLFTLINVIGLSIGISAALVIYLIVHFDFTFDKFQPDNNRIYRVVTNYSYSGEAGNNSGVCGPLPEAVKSQVTGVEVTAAFYSLYQPNVFVPGIKNVPVRFKNQDNVVLADAQYFKIVNYKWLAGSAATALSAPNQVVLTSNQAKKYFPTLSYDQIMGKVITYDTLKTAVTGIVQTISDNTDFAFHDFISYSTNAANKDLKDQLQLTQWTNTNSSSQLFIKLSAQSNAPHVEKQLNDLLKKNSKPSKDYTQNFSLQPLSDLHFNEAYGNFDGGRTASKTTLYGLLAIAAFLLVLGCINFVNLTTAQATQRAKEIGIRKTMGSSRRQLIFQFLSETFFITLIAVIISVAITPLILKLFADFIPAGIKVDLLFKPGLVVFLVILTVVVSILSGFYPAILLSGYKPVTVLKNQAASNSSKTRSAYLRKSLTVTQFIIAQFFIMATILVSKQIYYALHKDLGFKKDAIIIISTPWKALRSNQKQVFLNKLHSIPQVAMVSVGGAAPSAGVTISTEATYKNGKHEIKTDVQQKFADENYLKVYHIKLLAGRNLQQSDTTKGFLINETYAKVLGFKSPAQAVGNFLDYNGTSTKMQIVGVVADFYQKSLRTPIKPIVIVRGNGIYNNGTFHIALKPETAGGGEWKKAIAQMGIYWKESYPDDDFDYQFFDDNIKKFYESEQHTSTLLAWATGLSIFISCLGLLGLAIYTTNQRTKEIGVRKVLGASVAQIVTLLSTEMILLILLAFIIVTPATWWAMNKWMQSFADRTSISWWIFAASGAGMLILAVFTSGFQTVKAAVANPVKSLRSE; from the coding sequence ATGATAAAGAACTATTTTAAAATTGCATTCCGTGGTTTTTGGCGGCATAAGCTGTTTACGCTGATAAATGTTATAGGCCTATCCATAGGTATCAGCGCTGCGCTGGTAATTTACCTCATCGTTCATTTTGACTTTACGTTTGATAAGTTTCAGCCCGATAACAATCGCATTTATCGCGTGGTAACCAACTACTCTTATTCGGGCGAGGCAGGTAACAACAGTGGTGTTTGCGGTCCGTTGCCGGAAGCCGTAAAAAGCCAGGTTACCGGCGTTGAAGTAACGGCTGCTTTTTATTCTTTATATCAGCCCAATGTTTTTGTTCCCGGTATTAAAAATGTACCGGTAAGGTTTAAGAATCAGGATAACGTTGTACTTGCCGACGCTCAGTATTTTAAAATAGTTAATTATAAATGGCTGGCCGGTTCGGCTGCAACTGCATTAAGCGCGCCTAATCAGGTGGTATTAACTTCCAATCAGGCAAAAAAATACTTCCCAACGCTTTCGTATGATCAAATAATGGGTAAGGTAATTACCTACGATACGTTAAAAACCGCGGTTACAGGTATTGTACAAACCATAAGCGATAATACCGATTTTGCCTTTCATGATTTTATCTCCTACAGTACAAATGCGGCTAATAAAGATCTGAAAGATCAGCTTCAGCTAACCCAATGGACTAATACCAACTCTTCATCGCAGCTATTTATAAAGTTATCGGCCCAAAGCAATGCACCACATGTAGAAAAGCAGTTGAACGATCTGCTTAAAAAGAACTCAAAACCATCTAAAGATTATACCCAGAATTTTAGCTTGCAGCCATTAAGCGATCTGCATTTTAATGAAGCCTATGGCAACTTTGATGGTGGGCGTACTGCAAGTAAAACCACATTGTATGGTTTACTTGCCATAGCAGCTTTTCTTTTGGTGCTTGGCTGTATAAATTTTGTGAATTTAACCACAGCGCAGGCAACGCAAAGGGCTAAGGAGATAGGCATCCGTAAAACAATGGGCAGTAGCCGCAGGCAGCTTATATTTCAATTTTTAAGCGAAACGTTCTTTATCACCTTAATTGCAGTTATAATTTCGGTTGCAATTACTCCATTAATACTAAAGCTATTTGCTGATTTCATCCCGGCGGGTATAAAAGTCGATCTGTTATTCAAACCCGGGCTGGTTGTGTTTTTGGTGATATTAACAGTAGTTGTAAGTATTTTGTCGGGATTTTATCCTGCCATATTATTGTCGGGTTATAAACCGGTTACAGTCCTTAAAAATCAGGCCGCTTCAAATAGCAGTAAAACCCGGAGCGCCTACCTGCGCAAATCATTAACAGTTACCCAATTTATAATAGCGCAGTTTTTCATAATGGCGACTATATTGGTCAGCAAGCAAATTTACTACGCCTTACATAAGGATCTTGGCTTTAAAAAAGACGCAATTATAATTATAAGTACGCCATGGAAGGCCCTGCGATCAAATCAAAAGCAGGTATTCCTTAACAAGCTGCATTCTATACCGCAGGTAGCGATGGTGAGCGTGGGCGGCGCTGCTCCCTCGGCGGGTGTTACCATTTCGACCGAAGCAACGTATAAGAATGGCAAACACGAGATAAAAACCGATGTACAGCAAAAATTTGCTGATGAGAATTATCTTAAAGTTTACCATATAAAATTGCTTGCCGGCCGTAACCTGCAACAATCGGATACGACCAAAGGCTTTTTGATCAATGAAACCTATGCAAAAGTTTTAGGGTTCAAATCACCCGCCCAGGCTGTAGGTAATTTTCTGGATTATAACGGTACCAGCACAAAAATGCAGATTGTGGGTGTTGTTGCCGATTTTTATCAGAAATCATTACGTACACCAATTAAGCCTATAGTGATTGTAAGGGGAAATGGTATTTATAACAATGGCACTTTCCACATCGCATTAAAACCTGAAACAGCGGGTGGGGGAGAGTGGAAAAAAGCAATTGCACAAATGGGCATATACTGGAAAGAATCGTACCCGGATGATGATTTTGATTACCAGTTTTTTGATGATAACATTAAAAAGTTTTATGAAAGCGAGCAGCATACCTCAACCTTGTTAGCATGGGCAACCGGCTTATCTATATTTATTAGCTGCCTGGGTTTATTGGGCTTAGCTATTTATACAACCAACCAGCGTACCAAGGAGATTGGCGTCCGAAAAGTACTTGGCGCATCTGTGGCGCAGATAGTAACCTTGCTCTCAACAGAAATGATATTACTTATACTACTGGCATTTATAATTGTAACCCCTGCAACCTGGTGGGCTATGAACAAATGGATGCAAAGTTTTGCCGATAGAACCTCCATCAGCTGGTGGATATTTGCCGCAAGCGGCGCAGGCATGCTGATACTGGCTGTATTTACATCAGGTTTTCAAACGGTAAAAGCGGCGGTGGCAAACCCGGTAAAAAGTTTGAGATCGGAATAG
- a CDS encoding ABC transporter permease: protein MIKNYFKIAWRSLWKHKAYSFINIVGLSIGLTACLIVATVVFDELSYDHQWKKANDIYRVISISNNVNSEQPMPVSFAGLGPVLKTNFPEVADYCRMSVSKERLQLGNLKQGVAFQQLIAESSVWNVLDFNIIKGNPQKYVKGYVNLVITKKIQQQYFAGQNPIGKLIYTQPEFGKPQPCLITGVIDHIPQNSHLRADFISIVEYRASDNHLPQKGEGYSFYPQYILLKPGTSATTFTAKVNQWYAKQPGAKDANYSFHFQPIKDVYLRSDFNGVQAVHGSIKNVYIFAGVAALLLVIACINFINLTISRVFNRSKETGIRKVLGAEKFQLIIRFLSESLIFFILSFALAILLYPLFIKPVETFLDHQLVLNLYNGSFLIIAIGCVFGVSFLTGLYPAWYLSRPKPIVILRNKLASDVQLNVLKKGLVIGQFVISVTIIMATIIVHNQLGYMNNKDLGFDKNNLLNISFTDWAESGAAFKQAVKKIPGVQNVSIANWAPTEGSGSMSREVSVPGQKGKIEVFFIEGDADLPATLGFKLKQGRMLNPALATDAMNSDSAMSGTSAATKAERLAWPLLATNYTASLLGMKVNKTVADIDGVPVGIIEDFNSESLHNKLKPTFIQAISDSKYGNMLVRIKPGYEKTALTGISAAYKSFYPEKTFDYNWSGDQIDNQYKAEFKLQRLFTCFSLLIIFLACLGLFGLVSFTAEQRVKEIGIRKVLGASVSNIITLISKDYLALVMISVVIASPIAWYAMNKWLQDFAYRISIQWWVFALTGILALLIAFATVSFQSVKAALANPVKSLRSE from the coding sequence ATGATAAAGAACTATTTTAAAATTGCCTGGCGAAGCTTGTGGAAGCATAAAGCTTACTCGTTTATAAACATTGTTGGCTTAAGCATTGGTTTAACCGCATGCCTTATTGTGGCTACGGTTGTGTTTGATGAATTATCATATGATCATCAATGGAAAAAAGCGAATGACATTTACCGTGTAATCTCAATCAGCAATAATGTTAATAGCGAGCAGCCCATGCCGGTGAGTTTTGCGGGCCTGGGGCCGGTGCTTAAAACAAATTTTCCTGAGGTTGCTGATTATTGCCGCATGTCGGTTAGTAAAGAGCGGCTGCAATTGGGTAATCTTAAACAGGGTGTAGCATTTCAGCAATTGATCGCGGAATCTTCCGTTTGGAATGTACTTGATTTTAATATCATAAAGGGAAATCCTCAGAAATATGTTAAAGGTTATGTTAATCTCGTCATCACCAAAAAAATTCAGCAGCAATATTTTGCCGGGCAAAATCCCATTGGTAAATTAATATACACCCAACCCGAGTTTGGTAAGCCGCAGCCTTGTTTAATTACCGGTGTTATTGACCATATTCCTCAAAACAGTCATCTACGGGCAGATTTTATAAGTATTGTTGAATATAGGGCAAGTGATAACCACCTGCCTCAAAAAGGTGAGGGCTATAGCTTTTACCCGCAATATATTTTGTTAAAGCCGGGTACATCCGCCACTACTTTTACAGCTAAGGTTAACCAATGGTATGCTAAGCAGCCGGGAGCTAAAGACGCAAACTATTCTTTCCATTTTCAGCCAATTAAAGATGTTTACTTACGGTCGGATTTTAATGGCGTGCAGGCAGTGCATGGTAGCATAAAAAATGTTTACATATTTGCTGGTGTGGCAGCCCTACTACTTGTAATTGCCTGTATTAACTTCATTAATTTAACCATTTCAAGGGTTTTTAACCGCTCAAAGGAGACAGGTATCCGCAAGGTATTAGGCGCCGAAAAGTTTCAGCTTATCATACGCTTTTTATCGGAGTCGCTTATATTTTTTATACTTTCCTTTGCCCTTGCCATTCTGTTATATCCGCTGTTTATTAAACCGGTTGAAACTTTTCTTGATCATCAGCTGGTATTAAACCTGTATAACGGATCGTTTTTAATAATTGCTATAGGCTGTGTTTTTGGGGTTAGTTTCCTCACCGGCCTGTACCCGGCATGGTACCTGTCGCGCCCTAAGCCTATTGTAATATTAAGGAATAAACTTGCATCTGATGTTCAGCTAAATGTGCTTAAAAAAGGTTTGGTTATCGGCCAGTTTGTAATATCGGTAACCATTATAATGGCTACTATCATTGTTCATAATCAGTTAGGATATATGAATAATAAGGACCTGGGATTTGATAAAAATAACTTGCTGAATATTTCCTTTACCGATTGGGCTGAAAGTGGAGCAGCATTTAAACAGGCTGTTAAAAAAATACCGGGTGTTCAAAATGTGAGTATTGCAAACTGGGCCCCTACAGAGGGTTCGGGTAGTATGTCAAGAGAGGTTTCTGTTCCCGGGCAAAAAGGCAAGATTGAGGTGTTCTTTATTGAAGGCGATGCTGATCTGCCCGCTACATTGGGCTTTAAGCTAAAACAGGGCCGTATGCTTAACCCAGCCCTTGCTACAGATGCCATGAACAGCGATTCGGCAATGAGTGGTACCAGCGCCGCCACAAAGGCTGAAAGATTAGCCTGGCCATTACTGGCAACAAATTATACCGCCAGTCTGCTAGGTATGAAGGTTAATAAAACTGTTGCCGATATTGACGGAGTACCGGTAGGCATAATTGAAGACTTTAACAGTGAATCATTACACAATAAGCTAAAACCTACTTTTATACAAGCGATTAGTGATTCTAAATATGGCAATATGCTGGTGCGTATAAAACCAGGTTATGAAAAAACCGCATTAACCGGTATAAGCGCCGCTTATAAATCCTTTTATCCTGAAAAAACTTTCGATTATAATTGGTCGGGTGATCAGATTGATAATCAGTACAAGGCAGAATTTAAATTGCAGCGATTATTTACCTGCTTTAGCCTGCTTATTATATTTTTAGCCTGCCTTGGCTTATTCGGTCTGGTAAGCTTCACAGCTGAGCAGCGTGTAAAAGAGATTGGCATCCGTAAAGTACTGGGGGCTAGCGTAAGCAATATAATTACCTTAATATCTAAAGATTATTTGGCTTTAGTTATGATCTCAGTTGTTATTGCATCGCCAATAGCATGGTATGCTATGAATAAGTGGCTGCAGGATTTTGCCTATCGTATAAGCATACAATGGTGGGTATTTGCCCTAACGGGGATATTAGCCTTATTGATAGCATTTGCAACGGTAAGCTTTCAATCTGTAAAAGCAGCATTGGCTAATCCGGTAAAAAGCTTGCGTAGCGAATAG